One genomic segment of Lewinellaceae bacterium includes these proteins:
- a CDS encoding thioredoxin family protein: MKKLSLIITACTLILTMGRAGTTTEGPVEFYKGSLLSAKEKARTEQKYYFIEFYADWCKPCQWMQENTFSNPKLAGYINDEYIALRVNIEDFDGHALKQKYNVEYLPTVIVFNSEGEVLAKHEKSLSASQMLKILKDHRDNATVTPTSQPARQVENSSASAPRPSYASYRESGNSSSFFAIQVGVYQNATNLFKQVEKLKEMFSEPVQVINQKDPQSDVVTYKIVVGKFTDRGDADQYLTVVKGSGINGFVKTVSQNEVQ; this comes from the coding sequence ATGAAAAAATTGTCGTTAATCATCACCGCCTGCACCTTAATCCTGACGATGGGGCGAGCAGGTACTACTACGGAGGGTCCGGTAGAATTCTATAAAGGAAGCCTCCTCTCCGCTAAGGAAAAAGCGCGTACCGAACAGAAGTATTACTTCATTGAATTCTATGCAGACTGGTGTAAGCCTTGCCAGTGGATGCAGGAAAATACGTTCAGCAATCCAAAGCTGGCCGGCTACATCAACGATGAATACATCGCCCTGCGGGTGAACATCGAAGATTTTGACGGTCATGCCCTGAAACAAAAATATAACGTCGAGTACTTACCGACAGTCATTGTATTTAATTCGGAAGGGGAAGTGCTGGCAAAGCACGAAAAGTCCCTGTCAGCTAGCCAAATGCTGAAGATTCTCAAAGACCATCGTGATAATGCAACTGTAACACCAACCTCACAACCTGCACGACAAGTCGAGAACTCTTCAGCATCTGCTCCCCGTCCGTCTTATGCATCCTACCGCGAATCCGGCAATAGTTCATCTTTCTTTGCCATCCAGGTAGGGGTCTATCAGAATGCCACCAACTTGTTCAAGCAGGTGGAAAAACTGAAAGAAATGTTTAGCGAGCCGGTTCAAGTCATCAATCAGAAAGATCCGCAATCCGACGTCGTAACCTACAAAATCGTCGTAGGTAAATTCACGGACCGCGGTGACGCCGACCAATACCTGACGGTCGTGAAAGGATCCGGGATCAACGGATTCGTCAAAACTGTAAGTCAAAACGAAGTTCAATAA
- the efp gene encoding elongation factor P — MANTSDIRNGLCIELNGELYTIVEFQHVKPGKGNAFVRTKIKNLTTGKVLENTFSAGHQIFPVRVERRKFQFLYKDELGYHFMDNETYEQVAVQEELIDYPRFLKEGGEVEILFHAEKEMPLSVELPQHLIVTIAYTEPGLKGNTATNASKPATTETGAEIRVPLFIDQDEEVKIETATGNYIERAK; from the coding sequence ATGGCTAACACTTCGGATATCCGTAATGGATTGTGTATCGAGTTGAATGGGGAACTGTATACTATTGTAGAATTTCAACATGTGAAACCCGGAAAAGGCAACGCATTTGTCCGGACCAAGATCAAAAACCTGACGACTGGGAAAGTGTTGGAGAATACTTTCTCTGCCGGGCACCAGATCTTTCCCGTTCGCGTAGAACGCCGTAAATTCCAGTTTCTCTACAAAGACGAACTGGGATACCACTTTATGGATAATGAGACGTACGAACAGGTAGCTGTCCAGGAAGAATTGATCGACTATCCCCGCTTCCTCAAAGAAGGCGGTGAGGTGGAGATCCTCTTTCATGCAGAAAAAGAAATGCCGCTTTCGGTTGAATTGCCCCAACACCTCATCGTAACCATTGCCTACACCGAACCCGGCTTAAAGGGCAATACCGCAACAAATGCCTCCAAGCCGGCAACCACTGAGACCGGGGCGGAGATCCGCGTACCCCTGTTCATCGACCAGGATGAAGAGGTGAAGATCGAAACCGCAACCGGTAATTACATCGAACGAGCTAAATAA
- the accC gene encoding acetyl-CoA carboxylase biotin carboxylase subunit — protein MFKKILIANRGEIALRIIRTCKEMGIKTVAIYSTVDKESLHVRFADEAVCIGPAVSSESYLSIPRIMAAVEITNADAVHPGYGFLAENSDFAEMCIEYGIKFIGPTPEQIRLMGDKITAKETMIKAGVPTVPGSGGLVKDVKSALKTCQEIGFPVIIKATAGGGGKGMRVVWSEKEFETQMEMARKEAKAAFGNDGVYIEKYVEEPRHIEFQIIGDQYGKVAHLSERDCSIQRRHQKLVEESPSPFMTPELRERMGNAAVAAGKAINYEGVGTVEFLVDKYGDFYFMEMNTRIQVEHPVTEEVIDWDLIKEQIKVAAGIPISGKNYIPQLHAMECRINAEDPFNDFRPSPGKITGFHSSKGHGVRVDTHVYAGYTVPPYYDSMIAKLICKAQTREECITKMERALDEFIIEGIKTTVPFHQKLMKNEDFRNGNFHTRFLENFDFGQKKNH, from the coding sequence ATGTTTAAAAAAATCCTGATAGCGAATCGTGGGGAAATCGCCCTGCGCATCATCCGCACCTGCAAAGAGATGGGTATCAAAACGGTAGCCATTTACTCCACGGTGGATAAAGAAAGCCTTCATGTGCGATTTGCAGACGAAGCTGTATGCATCGGCCCGGCCGTGTCCAGCGAATCCTATCTGAGCATACCGCGCATCATGGCAGCGGTGGAGATCACCAACGCGGACGCAGTCCATCCCGGTTACGGCTTCCTGGCCGAAAACTCGGACTTCGCGGAGATGTGTATCGAATACGGCATCAAGTTTATCGGCCCCACTCCGGAACAGATACGCCTGATGGGTGACAAGATCACCGCCAAAGAAACCATGATCAAAGCCGGTGTTCCCACCGTGCCCGGATCCGGAGGCCTGGTCAAAGATGTTAAATCAGCTCTGAAAACCTGCCAGGAAATCGGATTTCCGGTCATCATCAAAGCCACTGCCGGTGGTGGGGGAAAAGGAATGCGTGTCGTCTGGTCCGAAAAAGAATTTGAGACCCAGATGGAAATGGCCCGCAAGGAAGCCAAGGCCGCTTTTGGCAACGACGGGGTGTACATCGAAAAATACGTTGAAGAACCGCGCCACATCGAATTCCAGATCATCGGCGACCAATACGGGAAGGTAGCCCACCTTTCAGAACGCGACTGCAGCATCCAGCGCCGCCACCAGAAACTGGTCGAAGAGTCTCCTTCGCCATTCATGACGCCTGAGCTCCGCGAGCGTATGGGAAATGCCGCCGTCGCTGCCGGTAAAGCCATCAACTACGAAGGTGTTGGGACCGTCGAATTCCTGGTGGACAAATACGGGGACTTCTATTTTATGGAAATGAATACCCGCATCCAGGTGGAACACCCGGTGACCGAGGAGGTCATTGACTGGGACCTGATCAAAGAACAAATCAAAGTCGCCGCCGGGATTCCCATCTCCGGTAAAAACTACATACCTCAATTGCATGCCATGGAATGCCGGATCAATGCCGAGGATCCTTTCAACGATTTCCGGCCCAGTCCCGGCAAGATCACCGGCTTTCACAGTTCCAAAGGCCATGGCGTTCGTGTAGACACGCATGTCTATGCCGGATATACCGTACCACCCTACTACGACTCCATGATCGCCAAATTGATCTGTAAAGCGCAGACCCGGGAAGAATGCATCACCAAAATGGAACGGGCGCTCGATGAATTTATCATTGAGGGTATCAAGACAACCGTACCATTCCACCAGAAACTGATGAAAAACGAAGATTTCCGTAACGGCAACTTCCATACCCGCTTCCTGGAAAACTTTGATTTCGGTCAGAAAAAAAATCATTAA
- the accB gene encoding acetyl-CoA carboxylase biotin carboxyl carrier protein, producing MTTKDIQELIRLVNRYNLSEFKLRDGDFELTLRSESFSKSSRKEVVPSMIPIQSSIPAVQQAPVTPMPAQPAKAEPAAQGGTEAEASNANLVEIKSPMVGTFYRSPAPEKPAYIKVGDSIDNGQVVCIIEAMKLFNEIESEVKGKVVKIMVDDASPVEYEQVLFLVDPNA from the coding sequence ATGACAACAAAAGACATACAGGAACTGATCCGGCTGGTAAACCGGTACAATCTTTCGGAATTCAAACTCCGTGACGGTGATTTTGAACTGACATTGCGCTCAGAAAGTTTTTCAAAGTCCAGCAGAAAGGAGGTCGTTCCTTCCATGATACCCATCCAGTCTTCCATCCCTGCCGTCCAGCAAGCACCGGTGACTCCAATGCCAGCCCAACCGGCAAAAGCAGAACCGGCCGCACAGGGAGGCACAGAGGCAGAAGCCTCCAATGCCAATCTGGTTGAAATAAAATCCCCGATGGTAGGGACCTTCTACCGCTCTCCGGCACCGGAGAAACCGGCCTACATCAAAGTAGGAGACTCCATCGACAACGGGCAGGTAGTCTGTATCATTGAGGCCATGAAACTCTTCAATGAGATCGAGTCGGAAGTAAAAGGCAAAGTGGTGAAGATCATGGTCGATGATGCCTCTCCCGTAGAGTATGAGCAAGTACTGTTTCTTGTAGACCCCAATGCCTAG
- a CDS encoding ABC transporter ATP-binding protein has product MQEIRKLWTYLKPYFGLVQLNILSNVLMAFFTVVSIPAIIPFLRVLFNLQERVTTKPELSFSASAILDYLNYSFSQVIDRYGSSRALVYACLGIIVIFLLKNLFRYLSLFFLAPVRNGVVFDLRRSLFSKLISLPLGFFTDERKGDMLTRMSSDISEVEFSIMSMLESFFREPIIIAGSILFMFYVSPSLTVFVFALILFTGFIIGGISRALKKKSLQAQNLLGTIMSIVEESLGGLRIIKAFNAEKFQEDRFNQENNQYRRLMNRILWRRDLASPLSEFLGIVVVAVLMWYGSRQVFNQTIGPETFIAFLFAFFNVINPAKAFSTAYYNLQKGRAALQRIEYILQTDNTIEEATHPHRINQFNRSVRYDQIFFRYHDQQPWVLDDVSFTLNKGKTIALVGSSGSGKSTLADLLPRFYDLNAGEIYLDDIPLKEYSIRDLRSLLGIVSQEAILFHDTIYNNIVFGQEGVTPDQVEQAARMANAHEFIMETEHGYQTVIGDRGTKLSGGQRQRITIARAFLSDPQILIFDEATSALDAESERLVQAAMETLLEDRTAIIIAHRLSTIQHVDEILVIKNGKIIERGNHQELSNQQGEYVKFMQLQAL; this is encoded by the coding sequence ATGCAGGAAATAAGAAAATTGTGGACCTATCTGAAGCCCTATTTTGGGCTGGTGCAGCTTAATATTCTGAGCAATGTATTGATGGCTTTTTTTACAGTGGTCAGCATCCCTGCCATCATTCCCTTTCTCCGTGTCCTGTTTAACCTGCAGGAGAGAGTGACCACAAAGCCTGAGCTCTCATTCTCCGCTTCAGCGATACTCGACTATCTCAACTATTCATTCAGCCAGGTCATCGACCGCTATGGTTCCAGCCGGGCACTGGTGTATGCCTGTCTGGGAATTATTGTCATTTTCCTGCTGAAAAATCTGTTTCGTTATCTGTCACTGTTTTTTCTGGCGCCGGTACGCAATGGCGTGGTATTCGATCTGCGCCGGTCGCTCTTCAGCAAACTGATCAGTCTGCCGCTGGGCTTCTTTACCGATGAACGCAAAGGCGATATGCTCACCCGCATGAGCTCCGATATCTCCGAAGTGGAGTTCTCGATCATGTCGATGCTCGAGTCTTTTTTCCGCGAGCCCATCATCATCGCCGGCAGTATCCTCTTTATGTTTTATGTCAGCCCGTCCCTTACCGTTTTCGTGTTCGCGCTGATCCTTTTCACGGGATTCATCATTGGTGGCATATCCCGCGCCCTCAAGAAAAAATCATTACAGGCCCAAAATCTGCTCGGCACCATCATGTCCATCGTGGAGGAATCGCTGGGTGGCCTGCGCATCATCAAAGCCTTCAATGCTGAAAAATTTCAGGAGGATCGCTTTAACCAGGAAAACAACCAGTACCGCCGGTTAATGAACCGCATCTTATGGCGCCGGGATCTGGCCTCACCGCTCAGTGAATTTTTGGGCATTGTGGTCGTGGCCGTGTTGATGTGGTATGGCTCACGTCAGGTCTTCAATCAGACCATTGGCCCGGAGACCTTCATTGCATTCCTGTTTGCATTCTTCAATGTCATCAATCCGGCCAAAGCATTCTCCACGGCGTATTACAATCTGCAGAAAGGTCGTGCCGCCCTGCAGCGCATCGAATATATCCTGCAGACGGATAATACCATTGAAGAAGCCACTCATCCCCACCGGATCAACCAGTTTAACCGGTCGGTACGTTACGATCAGATCTTTTTCAGGTACCACGACCAACAACCGTGGGTACTGGACGATGTCTCATTTACCCTGAACAAAGGCAAAACGATCGCGCTGGTAGGAAGCTCCGGATCAGGCAAATCGACCCTGGCTGATCTGCTTCCCCGCTTTTACGACCTCAATGCCGGAGAAATCTACCTGGATGACATTCCATTGAAAGAATATTCTATTCGTGATCTTCGTTCCTTACTCGGTATTGTATCCCAAGAAGCCATTTTATTTCACGATACCATATACAATAACATTGTATTCGGACAAGAAGGTGTGACACCAGATCAAGTAGAACAAGCAGCACGAATGGCCAATGCCCATGAATTTATCATGGAGACCGAACACGGCTATCAGACCGTCATCGGGGACCGCGGTACGAAACTCAGCGGTGGTCAGCGTCAGCGCATTACCATTGCACGGGCTTTTCTGAGCGATCCGCAGATCCTAATCTTTGACGAAGCCACCTCTGCACTGGATGCGGAGTCCGAGCGGCTGGTCCAGGCGGCAATGGAGACCCTGCTGGAGGACCGGACAGCCATTATTATTGCACACCGGCTGAGTACCATTCAACATGTGGACGAAATTCTGGTTATTAAAAATGGCAAAATTATTGAACGGGGAAACCATCAGGAGTTGAGTAATCAACAGGGAGAATACGTAAAATTCATGCAACTGCAGGCCCTATGA
- a CDS encoding gliding motility-associated C-terminal domain-containing protein, translating to MGRRYTLLVYVLFLSLWAKAQLPTVNMQLGCGTVQVGDIICIPVTISAVDGIVASEFTIAYNQLEFEFVSINNPHPDFDQPLVVNPIQSFGRVKVAWTAPDIVNGSTFQNNDVLFEVCLRAKAPGSYPIDFIKSGEPLFLAYGPAGTEIIPMVQGCSIQVTPASTLDAFFQACYNTGNMQGTVTVVGFGGTPPYNVNWTGPKDSSGIINNPGDTLRIGKLPQGTYTFHIVDASGADSIKIIDLPNPTSGGDLEARIDGHDPTCFGDSNGSLSLTILGGSPPQFLVEWSTGEINSRSLSGLTAGTYSVTVTDINGCTASHSSTIGKDPIQYVPIRNDSATCLGLSDGYLQVAGTGGNSTNGFYDFEWIGGTPVSNPRGSITIRDAEPGLYKIRISDGVCEDTFDINVGAKIDFELTAIYDTISCFGMDDGGVTLGLVPIKGTPTGSISYLIKYPLGQTSTNSNTFNNLYGGTYVAYAFDDAGCRDSLVFNMPEPAFLDTTHVDIIGESCTSPGNGEIRLFMQGGTMPYNYLWSNNSTSMNASGLNEGQYSVTVTDVKGCESTFGPFDVTRDRVDFTIDTTKNISCPGGNDGALAVVTGPGVTIDNLTWNTGATSNTIQNLTPGTYRVTVNAGGCMSTDSVLLAGPPMMSHSFITTEPSCAGESNGSLSIQVTGGTGPYSYSWSNPNGTNNPLLPAIPAGAYTVSVTDANNCPVYTADTVLSEPAAMILTFAEPDSTSCAGTLDGGVRVFVTNGLPAYNYLWDNGSTSDHPMNLSGGWHRVSITDAMNCRQLDSFQILSPDSIRLDLANSLITDVTCNGLANGSATIAIQGGKPGYSVLWPASSTIGTSLTNVAAGRYKALVRDANDCRDSLFVTIQQPDSLIVGVDASATTGETCADQNNGRIALTITGGNPGNRTIVWSNGLTDAEIATGLDTGLYVVTVTDSRGCTDMLSYHLDGPLPLSLAFASIDSIPCFGDKTLVEFANVTGGNEPTNYMYSVNGAPPVETTNGASLGAGTYSIRVTDKLGCFLDTTLVLVEPAEIQIDHGGDIVIDLGDSLVLTPVVTGMFPIVDYVWDPMDELNCTTQDCSSVLLAPSTNRTYTLIVTDATGCMQTASIPVSVRLIRHVFIPNAFSPNDDGRNDLFQVFTGTGVTAINSMRVFDRWGNVLFDRENLTPSFGGTEGWDGRVNNRVMNPGVYVYVVDVTFRDGARIKYRGDVTLIR from the coding sequence ATGGGAAGGAGGTACACCTTATTAGTATATGTGCTTTTCTTAAGCTTGTGGGCTAAAGCACAATTGCCAACGGTGAACATGCAGTTGGGTTGTGGCACCGTGCAGGTAGGAGATATTATCTGTATACCGGTAACGATCAGTGCCGTGGATGGCATCGTCGCATCGGAATTTACCATCGCATACAACCAACTGGAATTCGAATTTGTATCGATCAATAATCCTCATCCGGACTTTGATCAACCGCTGGTGGTCAATCCCATTCAAAGTTTCGGCCGGGTGAAAGTAGCCTGGACGGCACCCGATATCGTCAATGGCTCTACTTTTCAGAATAACGATGTCTTGTTTGAGGTTTGCCTGCGAGCCAAAGCGCCCGGATCCTATCCCATCGATTTCATCAAGAGTGGGGAACCCCTGTTTCTGGCCTATGGTCCCGCTGGGACAGAGATCATACCAATGGTCCAGGGCTGTTCCATCCAGGTTACCCCTGCCAGCACGCTGGATGCTTTTTTTCAGGCATGTTATAACACGGGTAATATGCAAGGAACTGTAACCGTAGTTGGCTTTGGAGGTACACCTCCTTATAATGTTAACTGGACTGGCCCTAAGGATAGTAGTGGTATCATAAACAACCCTGGTGATACATTGAGAATTGGTAAGTTGCCACAAGGCACTTACACCTTTCATATAGTAGATGCTTCCGGTGCAGATTCTATAAAAATCATTGACTTACCTAATCCTACTTCAGGCGGGGATTTAGAAGCAAGAATTGATGGCCATGATCCAACGTGTTTTGGAGATTCAAACGGTAGTTTGAGTCTAACAATACTTGGAGGCTCGCCTCCACAATTTTTGGTAGAATGGTCTACAGGTGAAATTAATTCAAGAAGTCTTAGTGGATTAACTGCTGGAACCTATTCAGTCACAGTGACCGACATTAATGGTTGTACAGCTTCACACTCATCTACAATTGGTAAAGATCCAATTCAATATGTCCCAATTAGAAATGATAGTGCAACATGTCTAGGCTTAAGTGATGGATATTTACAAGTTGCTGGAACTGGTGGAAATTCAACCAACGGTTTTTATGACTTTGAATGGATCGGGGGTACTCCAGTGTCCAATCCGAGGGGGTCTATAACCATTAGGGATGCTGAACCAGGATTATATAAAATTCGAATAAGTGATGGAGTATGTGAAGACACATTTGATATCAATGTCGGAGCTAAAATTGATTTTGAGCTTACTGCTATTTACGATACCATCAGTTGTTTTGGTATGGATGATGGAGGAGTAACACTAGGTTTGGTACCAATTAAAGGCACACCAACCGGCTCCATCAGTTATTTAATTAAATATCCATTAGGTCAAACTAGTACAAATAGTAACACTTTCAATAATTTATATGGTGGGACCTATGTCGCTTATGCATTTGATGATGCAGGTTGCAGGGATTCCTTAGTTTTTAACATGCCTGAACCAGCCTTCTTGGATACGACTCATGTAGATATCATAGGAGAATCTTGTACTTCTCCCGGCAACGGTGAGATTCGACTTTTTATGCAGGGTGGAACGATGCCTTATAATTACTTATGGAGTAATAATTCGACATCCATGAATGCATCAGGACTTAATGAAGGTCAATACAGTGTGACAGTTACTGATGTAAAGGGATGTGAATCCACATTTGGCCCATTTGATGTCACCAGGGACCGCGTCGATTTCACCATCGACACCACTAAAAACATATCCTGCCCCGGAGGTAATGACGGTGCCTTGGCCGTTGTCACCGGGCCGGGAGTGACCATCGATAACCTGACCTGGAATACCGGGGCCACGTCCAATACCATCCAGAACCTCACCCCTGGCACGTATCGGGTCACCGTCAATGCCGGTGGCTGCATGAGCACCGACAGTGTCTTGCTGGCGGGACCACCGATGATGAGTCACTCCTTTATCACCACCGAGCCTTCATGCGCCGGCGAGTCCAATGGCTCGCTGAGCATTCAGGTGACCGGCGGTACCGGCCCTTATTCGTATTCCTGGTCCAATCCCAATGGCACCAATAATCCGCTCCTTCCGGCTATACCGGCGGGCGCTTACACCGTATCGGTCACCGATGCCAACAACTGTCCGGTCTATACGGCGGATACCGTCCTGAGTGAGCCGGCAGCTATGATCCTCACCTTTGCGGAACCGGATAGTACGAGTTGTGCGGGAACCTTGGATGGAGGAGTGCGTGTTTTTGTAACTAATGGATTACCTGCCTATAACTATTTATGGGATAATGGTTCAACATCAGATCATCCCATGAATCTAAGCGGGGGATGGCATCGGGTAAGTATTACGGATGCAATGAATTGCAGGCAATTGGATTCATTTCAGATTCTCAGCCCGGACTCGATCCGACTGGATCTGGCCAATTCACTGATCACCGATGTCACCTGCAATGGCCTGGCTAATGGTAGCGCTACCATCGCCATCCAGGGTGGCAAACCCGGTTATTCGGTGCTGTGGCCGGCATCTTCCACCATCGGAACTTCCCTGACCAATGTGGCGGCCGGCCGCTACAAAGCGCTGGTACGCGATGCCAACGATTGCCGGGACAGCCTGTTTGTCACCATCCAGCAACCCGATTCTTTGATCGTTGGAGTTGACGCCTCGGCTACGACCGGCGAGACCTGTGCCGATCAGAATAACGGCCGCATTGCCCTGACCATCACCGGAGGTAATCCGGGTAACCGCACCATCGTTTGGAGCAACGGCCTGACCGATGCAGAAATAGCCACCGGACTGGATACCGGCCTCTATGTGGTAACGGTGACGGATTCCCGTGGATGTACGGATATGTTGTCGTATCACCTGGACGGCCCGCTTCCGTTATCCCTTGCTTTTGCTTCCATCGATTCCATACCCTGTTTTGGCGATAAGACCCTGGTCGAATTTGCCAATGTCACCGGCGGTAATGAACCCACCAATTACATGTACAGCGTCAACGGTGCGCCTCCGGTAGAAACAACGAATGGAGCCAGCCTGGGTGCCGGCACTTATTCGATCCGCGTCACCGATAAGCTGGGATGTTTCCTGGATACCACCCTGGTTTTAGTAGAGCCGGCGGAGATTCAGATCGATCATGGTGGAGACATTGTCATTGATCTTGGAGACAGCCTCGTGCTTACACCTGTCGTTACCGGCATGTTCCCCATTGTCGATTACGTCTGGGACCCGATGGATGAACTGAACTGTACCACCCAGGATTGCTCATCTGTCCTGTTGGCGCCGAGTACCAATCGCACCTATACCCTGATCGTAACCGACGCCACCGGCTGCATGCAGACCGCTTCCATTCCGGTCAGCGTCCGCCTGATCCGCCACGTATTTATTCCGAATGCCTTTTCGCCAAATGATGATGGTCGCAACGACCTGTTTCAGGTGTTCACCGGCACCGGTGTCACCGCCATCAACTCCATGCGCGTCTTCGACCGCTGGGGTAATGTCCTCTTCGACCGCGAGAACCTGACACCGAGTTTCGGCGGCACTGAAGGTTGGGATGGCCGCGTAAATAACCGTGTGATGAATCCAGGTGTTTATGTTTACGTAGTCGATGTTACCTTCCGCGACGGCGCCCGCATCAAATACCGGGGTGATGTGACGTTGATAAGGTAG
- a CDS encoding ketoacyl-ACP synthase III, producing MVATNAVITGVQGYVPDFVLSNALLETMVDTSDEWIKSRTGIEERRILKEPGKATSDMATRAVLKLLEKTGTSPEEVELLICATVTADMVFPDTANTICDKIGATKAWGFDLNAACSGFLFALSTGASFIESGRYRKVVVVGADMMSSIIDYTDRTTCVIFGDGAGAVLLEPGTSGFGVIDSVFHGDGSGREYLHMQAGGSLHPASHETVDQRQHYVFQDGKPVFKAAIKGMTETVQEVLRRNNLTTEDVTWLVPHQANKRIIDGVGNMLGIPAERVMVNIQKYGNTTAATLPLCLWDYESRLKPGDNIILTAFGGGFTWGATLLRWGK from the coding sequence ATGGTAGCAACTAATGCAGTGATCACCGGAGTTCAGGGTTATGTACCGGACTTCGTATTGTCCAATGCGCTCCTGGAAACCATGGTGGACACCAGTGATGAGTGGATCAAATCCCGTACCGGCATCGAAGAACGCCGGATCTTGAAAGAACCGGGCAAAGCCACCTCGGACATGGCCACCCGCGCAGTGCTAAAACTCCTTGAAAAGACCGGCACCAGTCCGGAGGAGGTCGAATTGCTGATTTGCGCCACCGTGACGGCGGATATGGTCTTCCCGGATACCGCCAATACCATCTGCGATAAGATCGGCGCCACCAAAGCCTGGGGATTCGATCTGAACGCAGCTTGTTCAGGATTCCTTTTTGCCCTCTCCACCGGCGCCTCTTTCATCGAGTCCGGACGTTACCGCAAAGTTGTGGTGGTGGGTGCCGATATGATGTCCTCGATCATCGATTATACCGACCGGACCACCTGTGTCATCTTTGGCGACGGAGCCGGCGCGGTATTGCTGGAACCAGGCACTTCCGGATTTGGCGTCATCGACTCGGTATTCCATGGGGATGGTTCCGGTCGCGAATACCTGCATATGCAGGCGGGTGGTTCTTTGCATCCCGCCAGCCATGAGACAGTGGACCAGCGGCAACACTACGTTTTCCAGGATGGCAAACCGGTCTTCAAGGCGGCCATCAAAGGCATGACCGAGACGGTACAGGAAGTGCTGCGCCGCAATAACCTGACCACAGAGGATGTGACCTGGCTGGTACCCCATCAGGCGAATAAACGCATCATCGACGGGGTCGGAAATATGCTGGGCATACCCGCCGAACGGGTGATGGTCAACATCCAGAAATACGGCAATACCACCGCGGCCACCCTGCCGCTGTGCCTGTGGGACTACGAATCCAGACTGAAACCCGGTGATAACATCATCCTGACTGCCTTCGGCGGCGGATTTACCTGGGGGGCTACATTGCTCAGGTGGGGGAAATGA